AAGTATTAAATAATATATATTTCATATCTTCCTGCTTGACCCTGCCAGCTTTTCCCATAGCTAACACAGACATTATTATTTCAAAAGGTTTGTAGTTGTTGTTTTGGTAATGCTTTTTTAAAGTTTTACAAATAGTTTTTATATTATAAGTTTTAGGCATATTACACTCCTCCTTTGTTAACTTAATAAAATTTTGTGTTAAACTTTATTAATTGGGTTAAATATCGAGATGATTTAAAGGATTATATTTTTCGTTTTGTTCTTTTAGATTAGTCCCATAAATGTTCACATAGTTTTTTGATATGCTAATGTCCTCGTGTCGGAGAAGACATTGCAAGGTAAAGGCATCACATCCTTGTTTTACTAAATTAATTGCAAAGGTGTGGCGAAATCTATGGCAATTTACTGATAGATCTTTAAAATTCATAGCTTCGTTTAACCTTTTAAAGATACTTTGAGCTCCATACTTACTAAGCTGCTTATTATTTTTGTCTACAAATATAAATTCAGATACTTCACCAAAATATTGCTTACAGTAGCTTTTATAATATGCGATTTCTTTTTGAAGTTTTTGGGTGAGGGGGAGGGTCACAGCTTTATCTCTTTTGCCGTAAATGTAAATAGTACCTTTTTCAAAATCTATATCCTCCCATTTAGCATTTCTAAACTCATTTAATCTAGCTCCAGTACCCAACAAATAAAGTAATAAAACATAATTTCTCAGATTAGTAAAAGAGTTTCTACGTTTAATTGACCTTTTATAATAATTTAGCATTTGTCTAATGTGGTAATCTGAAAAAGGTTTTTTCTGACTTTTAAATTTTATTGGTTTAATATCTTTAATCGGGTTATTTTTAGGGTCAATAATATCTTCTTTTTCTAAATAGTTAAAGAAAACTTTTAGGTGTTTTAGTTTTGTATTGAGGGTGGCGGGGGCGTTTTTTCTTTCTTTTTTGCAATAAGATAAAAATGATTTAATCAAATTAGGCTTAACATCTTGTACATTTAAAACTTCATTTTCCTCACAAAACTTCATAAATTCATCTAAGTACTTCCTGTAATGGTTTACCGACCACTCTGCTAGATTTTGAAGCTCCTTTTCATCTAAAAACTCATCAGCAGCAAATCTTAACAACATAAAAAAGACCACTCTCCTTTTTTAAAAATTAGGGAAGTGGTCGCCATAGTTATGTGTCTCCCGAAAGAGTTTTTGTGGTCATTCAAAACCACATGACTCCAATTAGGGATCATTTTGTTTATGGAAGTCTATTCCTATTCGTGAACCCCTGTGTGGGCGGGGGTGAAATTATTTTAGAAATAAAAAATGGTGCCGAAGGTGGGATTCGAACCCACACGCCAATGGCACACGATTTTGAGTCGTGCGTGTCTGCCAGTTCCACCACTTCGGCACATCTTAATTGCAATATAGATTATAACAGATGTGATTTAGCTTATCAAGCTCTACTCCAAAGTAAATTTAACCTTAAAATTCCTCAGTTTGATCCTCCATAATTAGATCCTCTTCGCTTAAATCTTCTTCGTTCTTATTTTCTTCATCCATTTCATCCTGGGGTTTGTTTAATGCTTCATTGGCATCTGCAAGAATTTTGTAGCCTTTGTCAACGCTTAAACTATAATTGTACATATTAAGCTTATCAAAGTTATCCTTTGCTTCTTTTATGACTTTGTTTAAAGCATTTTTGGGTGCTACCACCGGGTAATTAACTTTGTAAAAATGATCTTTTAACTCATTCAAATAAGCGTTATCAAAGGTTATGCATGACCTGCCCCAGTGGATTACATGGTGGCATTTTTCGCAGACACACAATATATCTTCAAGTATTTGTTTCTTATTTTCCCTATCAAACTCCCATTTTTCATGAGCTTGTAATGACTCCGGTTCTTTTTTGTAGTTTCTGTTACAAAGTTGGCATGTATAATTATTTTTTTGTCTCAAATAATGTGTTATTCTACTCCACTGAACATCAGAAATTTCGCTTCTAAAATTTTGCCCCCATGCTGTCCTAGGAATGAGTTGTGGTTTTAGTGGTATGTAGTCACTATTGGGAACAGCTTCTTTCACTTGTTTGTGGCGCTCTAGCACAGGTTTCCCCCAATGATAGACAGCGGTTCCAGCGATGAGAAGGAAAACAGCTAGAAAATCATCTAAAAAGTGAAACGCAAGAAAAAAAAATAACAATAGTCCAACAAAATATGCCCTGTCCCCGGATTTTACAAAAGGGCCTTTTAAAATATCTACCATAACTTATCACCTCTGAAGTCTAAATTAACAAAATGAAAAATCATAACAAATTTATGTTTATTTTTATTATAGCGCATTTAATATTATCTTTCTACATTATATGTTTGAATCCTTTTGTTTGATTCGCTTAATTTTAAGAAAAGAGAATAATAGAGTTTATAACGGCCTGGTCAAAGCTAGAAAAGATAAACTATTTTTATAAATATTTACAATCTACATATTTTATTTTAAACTTCTTCTGGTTATGGTAAGATATATTTGAGTAAGATGGAGTAAGGTAAAGGAAGAGGGGTCTAGCCTTATGAATTATCCTGGAGATGAATTGCTTGTACAGCGATGCAAAAAAGGCCAACTTGAGGCCTATGAGAAACTTATAAAAAAATATGAAAACAAGGTGTATTCACTTTGCTATAGATATTCAGGTAACTACGATGATGCTAATGATCTTGCACAGGAGGCATTTATAAAAGTTTTTAATTCTATAGATAAGTTTAAGGGAAAATCTGCTTTTTCTACCTGGCTATACAGGGTGACAGCAAATGTATGTCTTGATGAGATGAGAAAAAAGAAAAAAACGCCAATATCTATTGATAAACCACAGGAAACGGAAGAAGGAGAAGTATATTTTAACCTACCTGATCAAAAGTATAATCCAGAAATAATTGCTGAGAAAAATGATTTGAAACAACTAGTACATAAAGGAATCTCTAAGCTACCCAAAGAGCAAAGAATCATAATTATCTTACGCGAAATGGAAGAATTAAGCTATGAAGAAATATCTGAAGTATTAGAGATTTCTATTGGTACTGTAAAATCAAGACTAAATCGTGCTAGAAAAAATCTTAAAGAAATTTTGAGCCATAATGCGGAACTTTTTCCAACAAATACACATCTAAAGAATAAGGAGGTGTGATTATGGACTGCAATAAAGTATTAGATAACTTGTCGTTACTGATAGACGGACGTCTGTCTAATTTGGATGAAAAACAAATAGAAAAGCATTTGAGTAATTGTTCTGAATGTAGGGAAGAATATAACACGTTAAAGGAAGTAAGTGAACTTGTTAGTTCTTTAGGCGAAAAAACCCCTCCTGAGGGTTTCTCTGATAAAATTATAGAGCGTGTAAAACATGATCAAGAAGCTGCAGAGAAAGATGAGGTTGTAGATGCTACAGGCGAGGTTTCAGCTAAGGATACAGTTAGTATTTATACCTTGAGAAAAGTAGCCGTAGCTGCTGTGGTATTTTTCTTTTTACTTGGAAACAGTTTCATCTGGGCTATATCAGATGGTGCAATGGCAACAGTTGAAGAAGATGAAGACGTTAATATTAAGGTAGATATGAGGCTTGCTGGTCCAACAATCCAGGTGAGAGATGCTGGAGAGGATGTAGAGAAGTCCACTACGGAGGGTTTAACGAACGAAGTTGAAGAAGATGGTTTGCTCTCATGGATCGATGAGTATTCTTCTTTTTTAGTCTTCAATGGCATATATGTTCCGGTTGCTGCCGTGGCAATATTATTTATGAGAATGAAGAATGATGATGTAGAAGATGAAGAGGCTGACGACTAAAAGCTATAAAGGCTATGATACAAAAAAATTAGGAGGATCAGAAATTGAACGATAGACTAGAAAAAGAGAAATTTGTACTCATTGATGGTAACAGTTTGATGAACCGCGCTTTTTATGCCCTGCCTTTGTTAACAACAAAGCAGGGCTTTTTCACAAATGCGGTCTATG
The Natranaerofaba carboxydovora genome window above contains:
- a CDS encoding tyrosine-type recombinase/integrase → MLLRFAADEFLDEKELQNLAEWSVNHYRKYLDEFMKFCEENEVLNVQDVKPNLIKSFLSYCKKERKNAPATLNTKLKHLKVFFNYLEKEDIIDPKNNPIKDIKPIKFKSQKKPFSDYHIRQMLNYYKRSIKRRNSFTNLRNYVLLLYLLGTGARLNEFRNAKWEDIDFEKGTIYIYGKRDKAVTLPLTQKLQKEIAYYKSYCKQYFGEVSEFIFVDKNNKQLSKYGAQSIFKRLNEAMNFKDLSVNCHRFRHTFAINLVKQGCDAFTLQCLLRHEDISISKNYVNIYGTNLKEQNEKYNPLNHLDI
- a CDS encoding RNA polymerase sigma factor — protein: MNYPGDELLVQRCKKGQLEAYEKLIKKYENKVYSLCYRYSGNYDDANDLAQEAFIKVFNSIDKFKGKSAFSTWLYRVTANVCLDEMRKKKKTPISIDKPQETEEGEVYFNLPDQKYNPEIIAEKNDLKQLVHKGISKLPKEQRIIIILREMEELSYEEISEVLEISIGTVKSRLNRARKNLKEILSHNAELFPTNTHLKNKEV
- a CDS encoding anti-sigma factor family protein; translated protein: MDCNKVLDNLSLLIDGRLSNLDEKQIEKHLSNCSECREEYNTLKEVSELVSSLGEKTPPEGFSDKIIERVKHDQEAAEKDEVVDATGEVSAKDTVSIYTLRKVAVAAVVFFFLLGNSFIWAISDGAMATVEEDEDVNIKVDMRLAGPTIQVRDAGEDVEKSTTEGLTNEVEEDGLLSWIDEYSSFLVFNGIYVPVAAVAILFMRMKNDDVEDEEADD